In Lactuca sativa cultivar Salinas chromosome 5, Lsat_Salinas_v11, whole genome shotgun sequence, the DNA window tccccccccccccccctggctattgcttcctttcccttgctagataacacctccaaggtcaataatggctccttgacttactccaaacgctcaagctcactagggtttctctcaagggactggtgagcacaaatgacggccataaggccctttaaataggctccaaacccgagaaattagggtttcattaaacagcgcggactcgccgagtccattccttggactcgtcgagtccgggcgcgaacccgcgtccaaatccgcgatcatactcggcgagtctaggctccaactcgccgagtctcctcacaaatcatcaaaataaatagataaataaatatataatacctgggaatccgggctgttacagatttatgggaactcggcgagttgaggagtgaactcgacgagttgagtcaactcggggcGTTGAagagatgactcagcgagttggctagggttttctcgGTTTTCTGAAGacagaaggaactcgacgagttgtactgAAAAGTCTCGATTCTGTTGAgaaggaggaactcagcgagttggaggaaAACTTAACGATTTGGATCGCAATTTCACGATTCTGTAatttatgggaactcggcgagttgaggagtgaactcgacgagttgagtcaactcggagcattgactttgactttaacttggaccaagttgacccttaaggggttatgagtatgaaagggtaattaaggAAATCTTTTGTGTATAGGAGCTTGAGTTTGAGTTGGGTTGATTTTCGGAGCCGAGGATTTTCAGCTACTTTCCAGTATTCTaagtgagttaccttcctgtagaagtgggtcgaaggcaccaatgtcggcccactagtagctgATTATAGTAGAgattattgtctttgtgataattgtctggtatgacACTATCTGTTACGCtttatatgctagtatgttatgatattataGGATAGTGTTAGGAGGGGTGGATTAGACCTCGTAACCGGTTTAGATataccggagggtaggtcgggcacccatatatgcctgacagtatggttatgatatgttattatgtggtagtggtaagggtgaaatagaccctgtCACCGattgagataaaccggagggtaggtcggggacccagatatgcctgacaggggtaggtcgggcaccccggtaGGCCTGACATAGGTAAGttgagcacccaggtatgctcggcagggtaggttgggcacccatatatgtctgacagtgtgtttattgtatggtatgtggtatgatgggggaactcactaagctttgtgcttacggttttcggttttggtttcatgtacttcttattcgaaaggaaaggagtcggcatgatcgcagcgcatcacaccatgatttctgcacatgagatctttggaagttatactctgatgttgttttattatgacatgttttgattattgatatATTGGTTTTGATATAGATTGACGCTATGGATGTTTTCAAACAAtttgttttataattattaaacgaaaatgaaatttttagttttaaattttggaatgttacagAATAACATTCTAACAAAATAAAATGTAATAGAATAAAACCCTTGTAATTAAAAACTACTTTATGGGGACCAAAATATCCTTCTTTTAACGGTAGAAATCTGACGGAGTTACTCATAAGgaccaaacatcaaaagttttgaaaccataaggaccatcgGTGAGATTTTTTAGAATTAGGGACGAAACTTTAGATTTCGAAATACCACagtgaccatttatgaagttttgtcttTATAATTTATAACAGACTATTAAGTTATGATTATTCGGTATCAAAAAATTCTAGTGTTTTGCAATTTTTACATAGCACATCCTAAAATAAATTACAACGATACATTATAACTAATAAAAACTAAGAAATTATAAAACATCAGAGTTCCAAcaacatatatgatttatgtttaaAGATGGCCAGCCTTGTACGTTCACACCGAGATTGGCTCAGGCAATGCCTCCAGTGGAGCTCCACTGCTACCATTAAGAACAGTAACATTACCGTCAGAATCAACATCAACAATTACGGAATCGCCCTCCTTGATATCACGGGCAAGCATCTTTTCCGCCATGCTGTCTTCTAAAAGCCTCATGATTGCGCGTCTCAGCGGTCTCGCACCATAGCTAGGGTTATACCCTTCCTCCACAACCCGATCCCTAAACCTCTCAGTCACTTGAAGCTCAATGTCTTTACCCTTCAACCTTTCAAAAACTTCCTTCAACATTATATCAGCAATCTCTTTGACCTCGAGTTTAGTCAACTGCCTGAACACAATCATTTCGTCTAATCTGTTCAAGAATTCCGGCCGGAAATACTGTTTTAGTTCCTCCGTGACTAAACTCTTGATTCTGTTGTAACTGCTGTCCTTTTCGTCATAGTCAAGGTCAAACCCGATCCTCCGCCCACCTTTCTCGATTACACTACTTCCAACGTTTGATGTCATGATTAGAAGCGTGTTCTTAAAGTCAACCGTTCTTCCTTTACTATCGGTCAACCTTCCGTCTTCAAGGATTTGAAGCATCATGTTGAAGACGTCGGGATGAGCTTTTTCGATTTCGTCGAACAGGACAACAGTGTAGGGGCGGCGCCGGACCGCTTCGGTCAGCTGACCGCCTTCGGTGTAGCCGACGTAACCGGGAGGGGAGCCAATGAGCTTTGAGACGGTGTGGCGTTCCATGAACTCACTCATGTCGAGGCGAATCATGGCTTCTTCTGAGCCGAAGTAGTAAGCGGCTAACGCTTTCGCGAGTTCGGATTTCCCGACACCGGTGGGACCCGAGAAGATGAAACTCGCAATGGGGCGGTTGGGATTTTTTAGACCGACACGGGCGCGGCGGATGGCGCGGCTAATGGCTTTGACCGCTTCGTCTTGACCGATGATTCGTGTGTGAAGCGTCTCTTCCATTTTGAGGAGACGGTCGGATTCGTCGGTCGAGACTTTCTCGACCGGGATCCCTGTCCATGATGAGACAATGTGTTGGATGTCTGCTTCGGTTACGGTGGGGCCCTCCTCTCCCGCCTCGGTCTCCACCTTGCTCATCTCTTTGTTTTTATCCACAAGAGCAGATATCTGTGTCTTAAGGTCCATTTCTCGATCGCGTAACTCGCCAGCCTTTTCGAAGTCTTGACCACGGACAGCTTCGTTTTTCTCTTTTGTTATTTGTCTAAGTTCTTTCTCCAGCTCTCTTGCTTCTTCTGGAAGCTGATTAAAAAAAAAGATAGATCATTGATTATCGATCCATGGGGTCAAAGatgataaaaataattatatacaAGAAAAAAGACGTACTTGTGCATGACGAAGTCGGACACGTGAACCAGCTTCATCGATTAAATCGATAGCTTTATCGGGAAGAAAGCGGTCGCTATTGATACATGAAAACAAAAGCATAAGAGATTATCTTTTTAATgaagttatataacatatgacaATATGCAATAGATTGGAGTACCTTATGTACTGATATGACAAGTGGGCAGCAGCTACTAACGCTTCATCAGTGTATCGGAGCTTGTGGTGGATCTCATATTGTTCTCGAAGCCCTTTTAAAATCTGTATTGTCTCATCGACTATTGGCTCAGGCACTTTTACGGGCTGGAATCGTCTCTCTAATGCAGGGTCCTTCTCAATGTGTTTTCGGTATTCATCAAGGGTTGTAGCACCAATACACTGCAAGTTTTGGATAAAGATATcagaaataaatttaaaaaaaaaatgtgtatCACCCTTGCATTAGATTTAACTTTCCTGCAATTCACCTCTAGCAAGAGCTGGCTTCAAGATGTTAGCAGCATCAATAGCCCCCTCTGCAGCTCCTGCTCCAATTAAAGTATGGACCTCATCAATAAATAGAATAATTTCATCACTTTGTTTGATTTCTTCCATCAGCTTCTTCAATCTCTCCTCAAACTCCCCACGATACTTTGTCCCAGCAACAAGTAGACCCATGTCTAGAGTAATCACCTGAAAAATATACCAAcacaaattaaacttttaattaggaacaaaaaaataacataaaaatgaaaatttgaacTTGCAACCCACTTTCTTCCCCTCGATTGTTTCTGGAACATCCCCATTTGCAATTCTTTGGGCAAGACCTTCTGCAATAGCAGTTTTTCCAACACCAGGTTCTCCAATGAGGCAGGGATTGTTTTTTGTACGTCTTCCCAGAATTTGAGTAACTCTTTCAATTTGTGGCTGCCTTCCAACAACAGGATCCAATTTACCCTACAAAATGGaagaaataattaattaaaaaaaaatcagtgAATAGTTAAATCATTAGTTACCTCTTCTGCTAGCTTTGTCAAATTGGTACCATATTCCTCTAGAGTTGGCATCTT includes these proteins:
- the LOC111900676 gene encoding ATP-dependent Clp protease ATP-binding subunit ClpA homolog CD4B, chloroplastic, whose protein sequence is MAGVVVQSTSFPSVSSENKIHSKRSGNAKRPVKMMCSLQSPPMRVRTFSGLPGVNALDNMVNRSHDFHSKVKVAVATSIRRGKGKAPRIVPKAMFERFTEKAIKVIMLAQEEARRLGHNFVGTEQILLGLIGEGTGIAAKVLKSMGINLKDARAEVEKIIGRGSGFVAVEIPFTPRAKRVLELSLEEARQLGHNYIGSEHLLLGLLREGEGVAARVLENLGADPNNIRTQVIRMVGESAEAVGAGVGGGSSGNKMPTLEEYGTNLTKLAEEGKLDPVVGRQPQIERVTQILGRRTKNNPCLIGEPGVGKTAIAEGLAQRIANGDVPETIEGKKVITLDMGLLVAGTKYRGEFEERLKKLMEEIKQSDEIILFIDEVHTLIGAGAAEGAIDAANILKPALARGELQCIGATTLDEYRKHIEKDPALERRFQPVKVPEPIVDETIQILKGLREQYEIHHKLRYTDEALVAAAHLSYQYISDRFLPDKAIDLIDEAGSRVRLRHAQLPEEARELEKELRQITKEKNEAVRGQDFEKAGELRDREMDLKTQISALVDKNKEMSKVETEAGEEGPTVTEADIQHIVSSWTGIPVEKVSTDESDRLLKMEETLHTRIIGQDEAVKAISRAIRRARVGLKNPNRPIASFIFSGPTGVGKSELAKALAAYYFGSEEAMIRLDMSEFMERHTVSKLIGSPPGYVGYTEGGQLTEAVRRRPYTVVLFDEIEKAHPDVFNMMLQILEDGRLTDSKGRTVDFKNTLLIMTSNVGSSVIEKGGRRIGFDLDYDEKDSSYNRIKSLVTEELKQYFRPEFLNRLDEMIVFRQLTKLEVKEIADIMLKEVFERLKGKDIELQVTERFRDRVVEEGYNPSYGARPLRRAIMRLLEDSMAEKMLARDIKEGDSVIVDVDSDGNVTVLNGSSGAPLEALPEPISV